The following proteins come from a genomic window of Streptomyces sp. Sge12:
- a CDS encoding MbtH family protein: MAHTRPSPEDTVPTTHQVLVNHEGQYALYPATRETPDGWTPAGFDGTEDECAGFVDAQWPDTRPLSLRGA; this comes from the coding sequence ATCGCCCACACCCGCCCGAGTCCGGAGGACACCGTGCCCACCACCCACCAGGTTCTCGTGAACCACGAGGGGCAGTACGCGCTGTACCCCGCCACACGCGAGACCCCCGACGGCTGGACGCCGGCCGGGTTCGACGGCACCGAGGACGAGTGCGCGGGCTTCGTGGACGCCCAGTGGCCCGACACCCGCCCGCTGAGCCTGCGAGGAGCCTGA
- a CDS encoding non-ribosomal peptide synthetase, translated as MTDRHAESAGATAPRVPADDAPPRAARAEPAPAGAADGTLPPLFARLERWTREQPNETAVKAFDGTLTHAALTARTARYATALAAAGAGPETSVGLLLGRSRESVPALLAVWSLGATAVPLDPAHPVERLGRVLRDAGAAVLVAPEAPTGLETGGTTLLAPADIRRSAPGALAVSVPAPDSCAYLIYTSGTTGRPKGVEVTYRGLDTFVDALATLGLPPGGLGLNAVSPAFDGWLWCTLLYLTHGQGVALTDLSLDGLRRAAAEGREPLPAGLRTVSLTPSLLAAHGGGIDTAEVVVVAGEACPAALAERFARGRRLLNVYGPTEVSIAATWADSRRGDDVTTIGRPLPGYRAYVLDEELRPVPAGTEGELYLGGPAVARGYRGRPGLTASRFLPDPFQGGGTRMYRTGDVVVRRPSGELEYRGRRDDQVKIRGHRIELGEVERIAAELPEVVAAACCPLASAQTLGLAVVAAPGADPAGLADLVVERCRKQLPAAAVPGTVRVLDRIPTLSTGKADREALATALAAPEAAPAPQAVAPGAAPTTSERIVMAVWADVLATEIPGPDADFFDLGGHSLAAARAVSELRRVTGLRVGLGALLAEPTAAHVAAELDRLAAEREASAAADPAEDTAEGA; from the coding sequence ATGACCGACCGGCACGCCGAGTCCGCCGGGGCCACCGCCCCGCGCGTACCGGCAGACGACGCACCGCCCCGCGCGGCCCGGGCGGAACCCGCCCCCGCCGGAGCGGCGGACGGCACGCTCCCACCCCTGTTCGCACGCCTGGAACGGTGGACCCGCGAACAGCCGAACGAGACCGCCGTCAAGGCCTTCGACGGCACCCTCACCCACGCGGCGCTCACCGCCCGCACCGCCCGGTACGCCACCGCGCTCGCCGCAGCCGGAGCCGGCCCCGAGACCTCCGTCGGACTGCTCCTCGGCCGGTCCCGGGAGAGCGTGCCCGCCCTGCTCGCCGTCTGGAGCCTCGGCGCGACCGCCGTCCCCCTGGACCCCGCGCACCCCGTCGAGCGCCTCGGCCGCGTCCTGCGCGATGCCGGGGCCGCCGTCCTGGTCGCCCCCGAGGCTCCCACCGGGCTGGAGACCGGCGGGACCACCCTGCTGGCCCCCGCCGACATCCGCCGCAGCGCCCCCGGCGCGCTCGCGGTGTCCGTACCGGCCCCCGACAGCTGCGCGTACCTCATCTACACCTCCGGAACCACCGGCCGCCCCAAGGGGGTCGAGGTCACCTACCGGGGCCTGGACACCTTCGTCGATGCCCTCGCCACCCTCGGCCTGCCGCCCGGCGGCCTCGGCCTCAACGCGGTCTCGCCCGCCTTCGACGGCTGGCTCTGGTGCACCCTGCTCTACCTGACGCACGGGCAGGGCGTGGCCCTGACCGACCTCTCCCTGGACGGGCTGCGCCGGGCCGCCGCCGAGGGCCGCGAGCCCCTGCCCGCCGGCCTGCGCACCGTGTCCCTCACCCCGTCGCTGCTCGCGGCCCACGGAGGCGGCATCGACACCGCCGAGGTGGTCGTGGTCGCCGGGGAGGCCTGCCCGGCCGCACTGGCCGAACGGTTCGCCCGTGGCCGCCGGCTGCTCAACGTCTACGGGCCGACCGAGGTGAGCATCGCCGCGACCTGGGCCGACAGCCGACGAGGGGACGACGTGACCACCATCGGACGACCGCTGCCCGGCTACCGGGCCTACGTGCTGGACGAGGAGCTGCGCCCGGTGCCCGCCGGCACCGAGGGCGAGCTCTACCTCGGCGGCCCCGCCGTCGCCCGCGGCTACCGGGGCCGTCCCGGACTGACCGCGAGCCGCTTCCTGCCCGATCCGTTCCAGGGCGGCGGCACGCGCATGTACCGCACCGGAGACGTGGTCGTGCGCCGCCCGAGCGGCGAACTGGAGTACCGGGGCCGCCGCGACGACCAGGTGAAGATCCGCGGCCACCGCATCGAACTGGGCGAGGTGGAGCGGATCGCCGCCGAACTTCCCGAGGTCGTCGCCGCGGCCTGCTGCCCGCTCGCCTCCGCCCAGACCCTCGGCCTCGCCGTCGTCGCCGCTCCCGGCGCCGACCCGGCGGGCCTCGCAGACCTGGTCGTGGAACGCTGCCGCAAGCAGCTGCCCGCCGCCGCCGTGCCCGGTACGGTCCGGGTGCTCGACCGGATCCCGACCCTGAGCACCGGCAAGGCCGACCGCGAGGCGCTGGCCACGGCCCTGGCGGCGCCCGAAGCCGCCCCCGCCCCGCAGGCGGTGGCCCCGGGCGCCGCTCCGACCACCAGCGAGCGCATCGTGATGGCCGTCTGGGCCGACGTGCTCGCCACCGAGATCCCCGGACCCGACGCGGACTTCTTCGACCTGGGCGGCCACTCCCTGGCCGCCGCCCGCGCCGTGTCGGAACTGCGCCGCGTCACCGGACTGCGCGTCGGCCTCGGCGCGCTGCTGGCCGAGCCGACCGCCGCGCACGTCGCCGCCGAACTCGACCGGCTCGCCGCCGAACGGGAGGCCTCCGCCGCCGCGGACCCGGCCGAAGACACCGCCGAAGGGGCCTGA
- a CDS encoding AfsR/SARP family transcriptional regulator, with protein MTTAANGTAGPAVRVRFLGDFELTVNGTPVERWRAGKARGLFQYLVVHRGQMLTRDRLYASLWPGADAAAGSSLKVAAHALRRVLDAHPDRPGDSGIRLVYRDFGYVLHITGLWSDLDRFQELVHTGLRASAAGDAPLARTRLRAALALYGGEFLRGESADWVVEQREYLRALALRALGVLRADAEAREDFVELIEVCRRTLEIDRHHEETYRALMAAHGRRGELACVRRWYELCARRMRDELAVAPEPETRRLLATLVPAAARAAAPNAPTASGAPPAVVRALRPPARRAGTPAWSPEARTTVLARPVRRARPDNRAGASLARAADQATA; from the coding sequence ATGACCACCGCAGCGAACGGGACAGCGGGGCCGGCGGTACGAGTCCGCTTCCTGGGCGACTTCGAGCTGACCGTCAACGGCACCCCCGTCGAACGCTGGCGAGCTGGCAAGGCCCGTGGCCTGTTCCAGTACCTCGTGGTCCACCGCGGCCAGATGCTCACCCGCGACCGGCTCTACGCCTCCCTGTGGCCCGGCGCCGACGCCGCCGCGGGCAGCTCCCTCAAGGTCGCCGCCCACGCACTGCGCCGGGTGCTCGACGCCCACCCCGACCGCCCCGGCGACTCCGGGATCCGGCTGGTCTACCGCGACTTCGGCTACGTCCTGCACATCACCGGGCTCTGGTCCGACCTCGACCGGTTCCAGGAACTGGTGCACACCGGGCTGCGGGCCTCCGCGGCCGGCGACGCCCCGCTCGCCCGCACCCGGCTGCGGGCGGCGCTCGCCCTCTACGGCGGCGAGTTCCTGCGCGGCGAGAGCGCCGACTGGGTCGTCGAACAGCGCGAATACCTCAGGGCGCTCGCCCTGCGCGCCCTCGGCGTGCTGCGCGCCGACGCCGAGGCCCGCGAGGACTTCGTCGAGCTCATCGAGGTCTGCAGGCGCACGCTGGAGATCGACCGCCACCACGAGGAGACCTACCGCGCGCTGATGGCCGCACACGGCCGACGCGGTGAACTCGCCTGCGTCCGCCGCTGGTACGAGCTGTGCGCCCGCCGGATGCGCGACGAGCTGGCCGTGGCGCCCGAACCGGAGACCCGGCGGCTGCTGGCCACCCTGGTCCCGGCCGCCGCACGCGCCGCCGCCCCGAACGCCCCTACCGCGTCCGGCGCCCCGCCCGCCGTCGTCCGGGCCCTGCGGCCCCCGGCCCGCCGGGCCGGGACCCCCGCCTGGAGCCCGGAAGCCCGTACGACCGTCCTGGCCCGCCCCGTACGGCGGGCCAGGCCCGACAACCGGGCCGGGGCCTCCCTGGCCCGCGCGGCCGACCAGGCGACCGCGTGA
- a CDS encoding thioesterase II family protein, producing the protein MGAWISTWSNDPADRALPVLLCLPPAGAGCQQFRSWQPVLAGTAQVCGVQLPGRENRWRESMPETFDEAVEAIAAELRDITAAGRPLIVFGHSFGGLLGYEVSRRVAPSALVVSGCRAPGHWDGAGRGIVDDGEELDKLFDTADLDPRLLDEDTRALMVAMLRKDAQLSLSYVHKPGVRLGVPVHAWGADGDETVSSQDLDGWAAVTTAAFTRHTTTGGHHAVLRRPQPVLDQLTALLRGAGAGSPESPGTAPAPAPTATGA; encoded by the coding sequence ATGGGCGCCTGGATCTCCACCTGGAGCAACGACCCCGCGGACCGGGCCCTGCCCGTCCTGCTCTGCCTGCCGCCCGCCGGGGCCGGCTGCCAGCAGTTCCGCTCCTGGCAGCCCGTGCTGGCGGGTACCGCCCAGGTGTGCGGCGTACAGCTGCCGGGCCGGGAGAACCGCTGGCGGGAGTCCATGCCGGAGACCTTCGACGAGGCCGTCGAGGCCATCGCCGCGGAACTGCGGGACATCACCGCCGCCGGCCGGCCGCTGATCGTCTTCGGCCACAGCTTCGGCGGCCTGCTCGGCTACGAGGTCTCCCGCCGGGTCGCCCCGAGCGCCCTGGTGGTCAGCGGCTGCCGGGCCCCCGGTCACTGGGACGGCGCCGGCCGCGGCATCGTCGACGACGGGGAGGAGCTGGACAAGCTCTTCGACACGGCCGACCTCGACCCCCGGCTCCTCGACGAGGACACCCGGGCCCTGATGGTCGCGATGCTCCGCAAGGACGCCCAACTGTCCCTGAGCTACGTCCACAAGCCGGGCGTACGCCTCGGCGTGCCCGTCCACGCCTGGGGGGCCGACGGCGACGAGACCGTCAGCTCGCAGGACCTGGACGGCTGGGCCGCGGTCACCACCGCCGCCTTCACCCGGCACACCACCACGGGCGGCCACCACGCCGTACTGCGCCGCCCGCAACCCGTACTGGACCAGCTGACTGCCCTGCTGCGGGGCGCGGGCGCCGGTTCCCCCGAATCGCCCGGAACCGCCCCCGCCCCCGCCCCCACCGCGACCGGCGCCTGA
- a CDS encoding cytochrome P450: MEIDLLDPGPFGRNDFWPTFTWLRAHSPVHWHPEPGSDDGGFWVLSRHRDIMKVYADSDTFSSARGMRLGSDPAAVAAVAQRMLIVSDVPHHTRLKRALHQAFGPAQMPRLEAMVEKVVGELVAEAAERDELDFIDLAKQLPNRVVCAMMGIPRADWAWIGALTTDAFDSPDDEVRTNAHSEIFLYFIELLAERRARPGDDLVSQIAHDTLVDEGDGVERPLSDHEIVFNLNGVLSGANETTRYSAAGAVHMFAEHPDQWRLLRGLGESGIAPAVEEILRWTTPGVHALRTAVRDTEINGIPVAKGARVTLWNVSANRDEDVFADPHSFRVDRRPNRHVAFGHGRHLCLGARLARFELGALLTEMLGVLDGFELAGPVTFNSSNFTWGINSLPVRLLRSRAFAK, translated from the coding sequence ATGGAGATCGACCTGCTCGACCCGGGCCCCTTCGGCCGCAACGACTTCTGGCCGACCTTCACCTGGCTGCGCGCCCACTCGCCCGTCCACTGGCATCCCGAGCCCGGCAGCGACGACGGCGGCTTCTGGGTGCTGAGCCGGCACCGCGACATCATGAAGGTGTACGCCGACAGCGACACCTTCAGCTCGGCCCGCGGGATGCGGCTGGGCAGCGACCCGGCGGCCGTCGCCGCCGTCGCCCAGCGCATGCTCATCGTCTCCGACGTGCCCCACCACACCCGCCTCAAGCGGGCCCTGCACCAGGCCTTCGGACCGGCGCAGATGCCGCGGCTGGAGGCGATGGTCGAGAAGGTGGTCGGCGAGCTGGTGGCCGAGGCCGCCGAACGCGACGAACTGGACTTCATCGACCTCGCCAAGCAGCTCCCCAACCGGGTCGTCTGCGCCATGATGGGCATCCCGCGCGCCGACTGGGCCTGGATCGGGGCCCTGACCACCGACGCCTTCGACTCCCCGGACGACGAGGTGCGCACCAACGCGCACTCGGAGATCTTCCTCTACTTCATCGAGCTGCTCGCCGAGCGCCGGGCCCGCCCCGGCGACGACCTGGTCAGCCAGATCGCCCACGACACCCTCGTGGACGAGGGCGACGGCGTCGAACGGCCCCTCAGCGACCACGAGATCGTCTTCAACCTCAACGGGGTGCTCTCCGGGGCCAACGAGACCACCCGCTACTCGGCGGCCGGCGCGGTCCACATGTTCGCCGAACACCCCGACCAGTGGCGGCTGCTGCGCGGCCTCGGCGAGAGCGGCATCGCCCCGGCGGTCGAGGAGATCCTGCGCTGGACCACCCCCGGGGTGCACGCCCTGCGCACCGCCGTCCGCGACACCGAGATCAACGGGATCCCGGTGGCGAAGGGCGCCCGGGTGACGCTGTGGAACGTCTCGGCCAACCGCGACGAGGACGTCTTCGCCGACCCGCACTCCTTCCGGGTCGACCGCCGCCCCAACCGGCACGTCGCCTTCGGGCACGGCCGCCACCTGTGCCTCGGCGCGCGGCTGGCCCGCTTCGAACTCGGCGCCCTGCTCACCGAGATGCTCGGCGTGCTCGACGGCTTCGAACTCGCCGGACCCGTCACCTTCAACTCCTCCAACTTCACCTGGGGGATCAACAGTCTCCCCGTGCGGCTGCTGCGCAGCCGAGCCTTCGCGAAGTAA
- a CDS encoding aldehyde dehydrogenase family protein translates to MPPRHTDQWIGGAWVASDADGRLVVTDPATERALATVPAGTARDADLAARAAAAAFPRWAATPLRERTALLRRVVEAMEVRADRFAETITAEVGAPARMARQTHVGLSLGMAAHCVETAASYAFEERVGHSLVVREAAGVAACITPWNTPLLLTVQKILPALAAGCTVVHKPSEITPLHARLLAEAIAEADLPPGVFNMVVGTGAAVGTALVTHPLVDVVSLTGSTRAGREVSALGADTVKRIHLELGGKNASLVLDDADLAAAVAATVDQMLFNTGQTCLQWSRLLVPRDRQDEAVRLADEAMAGYVTGDPRDPATDLGPLVSAAAHARVSDYVRRGIGEGAGRLVRGGPDRPAGLDTGYYVQPTIFADVDPLSTIGQEEIFGPVLSVIPYDDEDQAVRIVNGTRYGLHGAVWSADGARAERAARRFRSGLVDVNGGQFNPAAPFGGFKQSGIGRECGAAGLEAFLETKSMQLPQGAGGQVVGPRLRATAAARPADTERNDG, encoded by the coding sequence CTGCCGCCCCGCCACACCGACCAGTGGATCGGCGGCGCCTGGGTCGCCTCCGACGCCGACGGCCGCCTGGTCGTCACCGACCCCGCCACCGAGCGCGCCCTCGCCACCGTGCCCGCGGGCACCGCCCGGGACGCCGACCTCGCCGCGCGCGCCGCAGCGGCCGCGTTCCCGCGCTGGGCCGCCACCCCGCTGCGCGAGCGCACCGCACTGCTGCGCCGGGTCGTCGAGGCCATGGAGGTCCGGGCCGACCGCTTCGCAGAGACCATCACGGCCGAGGTCGGCGCGCCCGCCCGGATGGCCCGCCAGACCCACGTCGGGCTCTCCCTCGGCATGGCGGCGCACTGCGTCGAGACCGCCGCCTCCTACGCCTTCGAGGAGCGCGTCGGCCATTCGCTCGTCGTGCGCGAGGCCGCCGGAGTGGCCGCGTGCATCACCCCGTGGAACACCCCCCTGCTGCTCACCGTGCAGAAGATCCTCCCCGCGCTCGCGGCCGGCTGCACCGTCGTGCACAAGCCGAGCGAAATCACCCCGCTGCACGCCCGGCTGCTCGCCGAGGCGATCGCCGAGGCCGATCTGCCGCCCGGCGTCTTCAACATGGTGGTCGGCACCGGCGCCGCCGTCGGCACCGCGCTCGTCACCCACCCGCTGGTCGACGTGGTCTCCCTGACCGGTTCCACCCGGGCCGGCCGCGAGGTCTCCGCCCTCGGCGCCGACACCGTCAAGCGCATCCACCTCGAACTCGGCGGGAAGAACGCCAGCCTCGTCCTGGACGACGCCGACCTCGCCGCCGCCGTGGCCGCCACCGTCGACCAGATGCTCTTCAACACCGGCCAGACCTGCCTCCAGTGGAGCCGGCTGCTGGTGCCCCGCGACCGGCAGGACGAGGCCGTACGCCTCGCCGACGAGGCCATGGCCGGGTACGTGACCGGAGACCCGCGCGACCCCGCCACCGACCTCGGCCCGCTGGTGTCCGCCGCCGCACACGCCCGCGTCAGCGACTACGTCCGGCGCGGCATCGGCGAGGGCGCCGGCCGCCTGGTCCGCGGCGGCCCCGACCGGCCCGCCGGCCTGGACACCGGCTACTACGTGCAGCCGACGATCTTCGCCGACGTGGACCCGCTCAGCACCATCGGCCAGGAGGAGATCTTCGGGCCGGTGCTCTCCGTCATCCCCTACGACGACGAGGACCAGGCGGTCCGGATCGTCAACGGAACCCGCTACGGGCTGCACGGAGCCGTCTGGTCCGCCGACGGCGCCCGCGCCGAGCGGGCCGCCCGGCGCTTCCGTTCCGGCCTGGTGGACGTGAACGGCGGCCAGTTCAACCCGGCCGCCCCGTTCGGCGGGTTCAAGCAGTCCGGGATCGGGCGCGAGTGCGGCGCTGCCGGACTGGAGGCCTTCCTGGAGACCAAGTCGATGCAGCTCCCGCAGGGCGCGGGGGGCCAGGTGGTCGGCCCGCGGCTGCGGGCCACCGCGGCCGCCCGCCCCGCGGACACCGAGAGGAACGACGGATGA
- a CDS encoding tryptophan halogenase family protein — translation MTSSDTRLQKVVILGGGTAGWMTAAYLGKALQGTVDITVLEAPSIPRIGVGEATVPNLQRSFFDYLGIAEDEWMRECNASFKMAVRFVNWRTDGQGESTARELPGGGPDHFYHPFGLLPDYDQTPLSHYWFKRKYEGRTTEPFDYACFREPPVMDAMKAPRWLDGRPATRYAWHFDAQLVADFLRRFSTEKQGVNHVQDEMVRVEQDGRGYVTTLHTKGGLALDADLFVDCSGFRGLLINQAMAEPFIDMSDHLLCDSAVATAVPHDDEANGVEPYTSAIAMSSGWAWKIPMLGRFGTGYVYSSKFADQDTATREFADMWGLDVEETKFNHIRFRVGRNRRAWVKNVVSIGLSSCFLEPLESTGIYFITAAIYQLAKHFPDKTFNEGLVNSFNHEIEVMFDDTRDFIQAHFFYAPRNDTPFWQANKKLVLPENIQQKISAYKAGLPINSPITDESTYYGNFEAEFRNFWTNGSYYCIFAGLGLEPDAPLPSLAHRPDSVASAEPLFDAVKRQQQNLLETLPSAYDYLRQLHGA, via the coding sequence ATGACCAGCAGCGACACCCGGCTTCAGAAGGTCGTCATCCTGGGCGGCGGCACGGCCGGCTGGATGACGGCCGCATACCTCGGAAAGGCGCTGCAGGGAACGGTCGACATCACCGTGCTCGAAGCGCCGTCGATCCCGCGCATCGGTGTCGGCGAGGCCACCGTGCCCAACCTGCAGCGTTCCTTCTTCGACTACCTGGGCATCGCCGAGGACGAGTGGATGCGGGAGTGCAACGCGAGCTTCAAGATGGCCGTGCGCTTCGTCAACTGGAGGACCGACGGTCAGGGCGAGTCGACGGCGCGCGAGCTGCCGGGCGGCGGTCCCGACCACTTCTACCACCCGTTCGGGCTGCTGCCCGACTACGACCAGACCCCGCTGTCGCACTACTGGTTCAAGCGCAAGTACGAGGGCCGCACCACCGAGCCGTTCGACTACGCCTGCTTCCGCGAGCCCCCGGTGATGGACGCCATGAAGGCCCCGCGCTGGCTCGACGGCCGTCCGGCGACCCGCTACGCCTGGCACTTCGACGCCCAGCTGGTCGCCGACTTCCTGCGCCGGTTCAGCACCGAGAAGCAGGGTGTGAACCACGTCCAGGACGAGATGGTGCGCGTCGAGCAGGACGGCCGCGGCTACGTGACGACGCTGCACACCAAGGGCGGACTGGCGCTGGACGCCGACCTGTTCGTGGACTGCTCGGGCTTCCGCGGCCTGCTGATCAACCAGGCGATGGCGGAGCCCTTCATCGACATGAGCGACCACCTGCTGTGCGACAGCGCGGTGGCGACGGCGGTGCCGCACGACGACGAGGCGAACGGGGTGGAGCCGTACACCTCGGCGATCGCCATGTCGTCCGGCTGGGCGTGGAAGATCCCCATGCTGGGACGCTTCGGCACCGGCTACGTGTACTCCAGCAAGTTCGCCGACCAGGACACCGCCACCCGCGAGTTCGCGGACATGTGGGGCCTGGACGTGGAGGAGACGAAGTTCAACCACATCCGCTTCCGCGTCGGCCGCAACCGCCGCGCGTGGGTGAAGAACGTCGTCAGCATCGGCCTGTCCTCCTGCTTCCTGGAGCCGCTGGAGTCGACGGGCATCTACTTCATCACCGCCGCCATCTACCAGCTGGCCAAGCACTTCCCGGACAAGACCTTCAACGAGGGCCTGGTCAACAGCTTCAACCACGAGATCGAGGTGATGTTCGACGACACCCGCGACTTCATCCAGGCGCACTTCTTCTACGCGCCGCGCAATGACACGCCGTTCTGGCAGGCCAACAAGAAGCTGGTCCTCCCGGAGAACATCCAGCAGAAGATCTCCGCCTACAAGGCCGGCCTGCCCATCAACTCGCCGATCACCGACGAGTCGACGTACTACGGCAACTTCGAGGCCGAGTTCCGCAACTTCTGGACCAACGGCAGCTACTACTGCATCTTCGCGGGCCTCGGCCTGGAGCCGGACGCCCCGCTGCCCTCCCTCGCGCACCGGCCGGACTCGGTGGCCAGTGCCGAGCCCCTCTTCGACGCGGTCAAGCGCCAGCAGCAGAACCTGCTGGAGACCCTGCCCAGTGCCTACGACTACCTGCGCCAGCTGCACGGCGCGTAA
- a CDS encoding flavin reductase family protein, whose translation MPHRSVPHPAAPDESAGGRPADLRPFMAAFPTGVSVVTTLDSDSVPHGLTCTSLASVALEPATLVVCIRAASPTLAVLLAEGHLALNLLHERARGTSDLFASGAPDRFDRVEWRLPLGAGGPHLTADAHAVADCAVVRTVGFGDHTAVFAEVRRVTVRDDRQPLLYGLRRYAPWSAAAAAPQPAARAAVPAALRPATTEGGTRVVR comes from the coding sequence ATGCCCCATCGCTCCGTGCCTCATCCCGCCGCACCGGACGAGTCGGCCGGGGGCCGGCCGGCGGACCTCCGCCCCTTCATGGCCGCCTTCCCGACCGGGGTGTCCGTCGTCACCACGCTGGATTCGGATTCCGTACCGCACGGCCTGACCTGCACCTCCCTCGCGAGCGTCGCCCTCGAACCGGCGACGCTCGTGGTGTGCATACGGGCCGCGAGCCCGACCCTCGCGGTGCTGCTCGCCGAGGGGCACCTCGCGCTCAACCTGCTGCACGAGCGGGCCCGCGGCACCTCGGACCTGTTCGCCTCCGGGGCACCCGACCGCTTCGACCGCGTCGAGTGGCGGCTGCCGCTCGGGGCGGGCGGACCGCACCTGACGGCGGACGCCCACGCGGTCGCGGACTGCGCCGTCGTCAGAACCGTCGGCTTCGGGGACCACACGGCCGTCTTCGCCGAGGTCCGCCGCGTGACCGTACGGGACGACCGGCAGCCGCTGCTCTACGGGCTGCGCCGCTACGCCCCCTGGTCCGCGGCGGCCGCGGCCCCCCAGCCGGCGGCGCGCGCAGCCGTGCCCGCCGCCCTGAGACCCGCCACGACCGAAGGAGGTACCCGTGTCGTCCGTTGA
- a CDS encoding cation:proton antiporter domain-containing protein, translating to MSSVDPLPALLIAVPVVILASQVGAAVCRRFGQPPVVGEIATGILLGPSLLGWLWPQAQHALFPPSVLPYTSVLGQLGLLAFMFLVGLELDLKSLRGHTRVAVAVSQAGMLLPLALGALLAVAMYGGFAPEGVGRMPFTLFMAVAMAITAFPVLARILIDRGLYGTPLGALAMACAAVDDVVAWCLLALVVALSTAGSPMEAATTAGLAVAFTLVMLYLVRPLLARWAARADRAGDAVVLVAIFSGLSLSALATDLIGVHALFGAFLFGVITPRTGQRIEASAARLRAFTVPVLLPLFFVHTGLRTDIGGLTASPELWLWTAAILLVAFLGKWGGATGAARACGRPWREALSIGALMNCRGLTELVVLNVGLELGVIGPQLFTMLVLMALVTTAITSPALTRLRAGKEVERRAPVKAEPENALSGP from the coding sequence GTGTCGTCCGTTGACCCGCTGCCCGCCCTGCTGATCGCCGTTCCGGTGGTGATCCTGGCCAGCCAGGTGGGCGCCGCCGTCTGCCGCAGGTTCGGCCAGCCCCCGGTGGTGGGCGAGATCGCGACCGGCATCCTGCTGGGGCCCTCGCTGCTGGGCTGGCTCTGGCCGCAGGCCCAGCACGCGCTCTTCCCGCCGTCCGTCCTGCCGTACACCTCGGTGCTCGGGCAGCTCGGGCTGCTCGCCTTCATGTTCCTGGTCGGGCTGGAACTGGACCTGAAGAGCCTGCGGGGCCACACCCGGGTCGCGGTGGCGGTCAGTCAGGCGGGCATGCTGCTCCCGCTGGCCCTGGGCGCGCTCCTGGCGGTCGCGATGTACGGCGGGTTCGCTCCCGAGGGGGTGGGCCGGATGCCGTTCACCCTGTTCATGGCCGTGGCGATGGCCATCACCGCGTTCCCGGTCCTGGCCCGGATCCTCATCGACCGCGGCCTGTACGGGACCCCGCTCGGCGCGCTCGCCATGGCCTGCGCGGCCGTGGACGACGTCGTCGCATGGTGCCTGCTGGCCCTGGTGGTGGCCCTGTCCACGGCCGGGTCCCCGATGGAGGCGGCCACCACGGCCGGGCTCGCCGTGGCCTTCACCCTGGTGATGCTGTATCTGGTGCGGCCGCTCCTGGCCCGCTGGGCGGCCCGCGCCGACCGGGCCGGGGACGCGGTGGTCCTCGTGGCGATCTTCAGCGGGCTGAGCCTTTCCGCGCTGGCCACCGACCTGATCGGCGTGCACGCGCTGTTCGGGGCGTTCCTGTTCGGGGTGATCACCCCGCGCACCGGGCAGCGCATCGAGGCCTCGGCGGCCCGGCTGCGCGCGTTCACGGTGCCCGTGCTGCTGCCCCTGTTCTTCGTGCACACGGGGCTGCGTACGGACATCGGGGGCCTGACGGCCTCGCCGGAGCTGTGGCTGTGGACGGCCGCCATCCTCCTCGTCGCCTTCCTCGGCAAATGGGGCGGCGCGACGGGTGCGGCGCGCGCCTGTGGAAGACCGTGGCGGGAGGCCCTGTCGATCGGCGCCCTCATGAACTGCCGGGGCCTGACCGAACTGGTGGTGCTCAACGTCGGGCTGGAACTCGGTGTCATCGGACCGCAGCTGTTCACCATGCTGGTGCTGATGGCCCTGGTGACGACGGCGATCACCAGCCCGGCCCTGACCCGGCTGCGCGCGGGGAAGGAGGTGGAGCGCCGGGCCCCGGTGAAGGCCGAGCCCGAGAACGCCCTCTCCGGTCCCTGA